The proteins below are encoded in one region of Ktedonobacterales bacterium:
- the ilvN gene encoding acetolactate synthase small subunit: MSDSRLTYASATPTTGEQYVLVLLMRDRGNALERVLGTLRRRGPAFSTVNLVATEAPDTARLTITLQGTRTAADHAIEHLRKLVDVRWAAVIPTSGTEEQVLLREFALMRVACDPQSRREVMGLAERFGARVVDIADSSLTLEMSGSPDTIEQLLGLAQPFGIRELTRTGQVAI; encoded by the coding sequence ATGAGCGATTCAAGACTTACATACGCATCAGCGACGCCAACAACTGGCGAACAGTATGTGCTGGTGCTGCTGATGCGTGACCGGGGCAACGCGCTGGAGCGGGTGCTGGGTACCCTGCGCCGTCGGGGGCCAGCGTTCTCCACCGTGAATCTGGTCGCTACGGAAGCGCCGGATACGGCGCGGCTGACCATCACCCTTCAGGGAACACGAACAGCGGCAGATCACGCGATTGAACATCTCCGTAAGCTGGTTGATGTGCGCTGGGCAGCAGTTATTCCAACCAGCGGCACAGAGGAACAGGTGCTGCTGCGCGAATTCGCTCTCATGCGCGTGGCCTGTGATCCGCAAAGCCGCCGCGAAGTCATGGGGCTGGCTGAGCGATTCGGGGCGCGCGTGGTAGATATTGCCGATAGCTCGCTTACCCTGGAGATGAGCGGCTCCCCTGATACCATCGAACAACTGCTGGGGCTGGCGCAGCCCTTTGGCATTCGTGAACTGACGCGAACCGGCCAGGTAGCGATATAG
- the ilvB gene encoding biosynthetic-type acetolactate synthase large subunit: MAVSISSTHPQSSAQGRQDVDTEQKTGARILCEALEQEEVEVLFGYPGGAIMPFYDALTSSSLRHVLVRHEQAAAHAADGYARATGRVGVCVATSGPGATNLVTGLATAYMDSVPLVAITGQVARRFIGTDAFQETDVIGVTQPITKHSILVRSVDELAYAVHEAFAIARSGRPGPVLIDVPKDVQQATAAAPAAHRPAPPWRPTLTANLDESAAQAAAIIDAAERPLLFAGHGIILSGAYAALRAFAERADIPVITTLLGISAFPDSHPLCIGLPGMHGRAEVNRAIHASDVIVAVGMRFDDRVTGAVSQFAPKARVIHIDIDPSEMGKVLTPAVPIVADARIALEALTARVAPARHDEWMKTIQSWSREAEQNGETPPASPHSTDARACPQPQEILAAIRQATRGRALLVTDVGQHQMWAARFYGYDQPNSHLTSGGLGTMGFALPAAMGAALGRPDEPIWVVAGDGGIQMNIQELATIAELGLPIKVAIFNNGYLGMVRQWQQFFHQRNYSETRLTGPDYVKLADAYGIAGFQVLRASDVTSAVERAMSIAGPVLIDFVIEQEANVYPMVAPGQANINMIHQAPATGGSQ; this comes from the coding sequence ATGGCCGTATCTATCAGCAGCACTCATCCTCAATCATCTGCTCAGGGACGCCAGGATGTAGACACAGAGCAGAAAACCGGCGCCAGGATTCTTTGCGAGGCGCTCGAACAAGAAGAGGTGGAAGTCCTTTTTGGCTATCCTGGCGGCGCAATCATGCCGTTTTATGACGCGCTCACCTCCTCATCTCTGCGGCACGTACTGGTGCGCCACGAGCAGGCCGCAGCCCATGCCGCCGATGGCTATGCCCGCGCAACCGGGCGCGTCGGCGTCTGCGTCGCCACCAGCGGCCCAGGCGCGACCAATCTGGTTACTGGTCTGGCAACCGCCTATATGGATTCTGTACCGCTAGTAGCGATTACCGGCCAGGTGGCGCGGCGCTTCATCGGCACTGATGCCTTTCAAGAGACTGATGTCATTGGTGTCACCCAGCCTATCACCAAGCACAGCATTCTGGTCAGGTCTGTTGACGAACTGGCCTATGCAGTCCACGAAGCGTTTGCTATTGCCCGCAGTGGGCGGCCCGGCCCGGTCCTGATCGACGTTCCCAAGGATGTACAGCAGGCGACCGCTGCTGCGCCCGCCGCGCATCGGCCAGCGCCCCCCTGGCGTCCCACGCTCACCGCAAACCTCGACGAATCGGCGGCGCAGGCGGCAGCTATCATTGACGCGGCAGAACGCCCGCTGCTGTTTGCCGGACATGGCATCATCCTCTCCGGCGCGTATGCCGCGCTGCGCGCCTTTGCCGAGCGCGCCGACATTCCGGTGATTACTACACTGCTTGGCATCAGCGCCTTCCCCGATTCACACCCTCTCTGCATCGGTCTGCCCGGCATGCACGGGCGCGCCGAAGTCAATCGCGCCATCCACGCCTCAGATGTCATTGTGGCGGTGGGCATGCGGTTTGATGACCGGGTGACAGGCGCCGTCAGCCAGTTTGCGCCCAAAGCCCGCGTCATTCATATTGACATTGACCCTTCCGAAATGGGCAAAGTGCTGACGCCTGCCGTTCCCATCGTCGCCGATGCCCGCATCGCGCTTGAGGCGCTGACAGCACGAGTAGCGCCTGCCCGGCATGATGAGTGGATGAAGACCATCCAGAGTTGGAGCCGCGAGGCCGAACAGAACGGTGAAACGCCGCCCGCATCACCTCACTCGACAGACGCCCGCGCCTGTCCACAGCCGCAGGAGATTCTAGCTGCCATCCGGCAGGCCACGCGGGGGCGGGCGCTGCTGGTCACGGATGTGGGCCAGCACCAGATGTGGGCGGCGCGCTTCTATGGCTATGACCAGCCGAACAGTCATCTCACCTCCGGCGGCCTGGGAACAATGGGCTTTGCGCTGCCTGCCGCGATGGGCGCCGCGCTGGGCCGACCCGACGAGCCGATCTGGGTCGTTGCCGGGGACGGCGGCATCCAGATGAACATTCAGGAACTGGCGACCATCGCCGAACTGGGTTTGCCCATCAAGGTAGCAATCTTCAACAACGGCTACCTGGGCATGGTGCGCCAGTGGCAGCAGTTCTTTCATCAGCGCAACTACTCCGAAACCCGCCTGACCGGCCCGGATTACGTCAAGCTTGCCGACGCCTACGGCATCGCAGGCTTCCAGGTGCTGCGCGCCAGCGATGTGACCTCCGCCGTGGAGCGGGCTATGTCCATCGCTGGCCCGGTGCTGATTGATTTCGTGATCGAGCAGGAAGCCAATGTCTACCCTATGGTTGCTCCAGGCCAGGCCAATATCAACATGATTCATCAAGCTCCAGCGACAGGAGGCAGCCAATGA
- the ilvC gene encoding ketol-acid reductoisomerase: MAKMYYNADTDPQAIRNKRVAIIGYGSQGHAHSLNLRDSGCEVIVGLYEGSPSRAKAERDGLTVRSVEAAAAGADVIMMLIPDQHHRQVYERDVAPGLAPGKLLMFAHGFAIHYSQVIPPKTIDVAMVAPKSPGHMMRRIYQEGAGVPALWAVHQDVTGEAEKLTLSYAHALGSTRAGVLRTTFAEETETDLFGEQAVLCGGVTALIKAGFETLVAAGYQPELAYFECMHEMKLIVDLMYQGGMSYMRYSISDTAEYGDYTAGPRIITDAVRATMQGLLKDIQDGSFATRWILENQAGRPAFNAMRRAAREHQIEQVGKELRGMMSWLQPRADAGNETPTKPAAAQETVPAGD; encoded by the coding sequence ATGGCAAAGATGTATTACAACGCCGACACCGATCCCCAGGCCATCAGAAACAAACGTGTTGCCATCATCGGCTATGGCAGCCAGGGCCATGCCCATTCCCTGAACCTGCGCGACAGCGGCTGTGAGGTTATCGTTGGCCTCTACGAAGGCAGCCCCAGCCGCGCAAAAGCCGAGCGGGACGGGCTGACCGTTCGCAGCGTCGAGGCTGCCGCCGCCGGGGCGGATGTAATTATGATGCTCATCCCCGATCAACATCATCGTCAGGTCTACGAACGCGATGTCGCGCCGGGGCTGGCTCCTGGCAAGCTGCTCATGTTCGCGCATGGCTTTGCCATCCACTACAGCCAGGTCATTCCCCCAAAGACCATTGATGTCGCAATGGTCGCGCCCAAAAGCCCAGGTCATATGATGCGTCGCATCTATCAAGAAGGCGCGGGTGTCCCTGCCCTCTGGGCGGTACATCAGGACGTGACCGGCGAAGCCGAAAAACTGACGCTCAGCTATGCACACGCGCTCGGCAGCACCCGCGCGGGCGTCCTGCGCACTACCTTCGCCGAGGAAACGGAAACCGATCTCTTCGGCGAGCAGGCTGTGCTTTGTGGCGGCGTCACCGCGCTCATCAAGGCGGGCTTCGAGACATTGGTCGCGGCAGGCTATCAGCCAGAACTGGCTTACTTCGAGTGTATGCACGAGATGAAGCTGATTGTCGACCTGATGTACCAGGGCGGCATGAGCTACATGCGCTACTCGATCAGTGACACAGCCGAGTATGGCGACTACACGGCTGGCCCACGCATCATCACCGATGCTGTGCGCGCCACCATGCAAGGCTTGCTCAAGGATATTCAAGATGGCTCCTTTGCCACCCGCTGGATTCTGGAGAACCAGGCTGGCCGACCAGCCTTCAACGCGATGCGCCGCGCTGCCCGTGAACATCAAATCGAACAGGTGGGCAAAGAACTGCGCGGAATGATGTCCTGGTTGCAGCCGCGCGCTGACGCTGGCAACGAAACACCAACGAAGCCCGCTGCCGCGCAAGAGACCGTACCCGCCGGGGACTAA